From Granulicella sp. WH15, the proteins below share one genomic window:
- the alaS gene encoding alanine--tRNA ligase, which yields MIYRSGSQIREDFLRFFEGKQHRRVHSSSLVPHNDPTLLFTNAGMNQFKDVFLGVEKRDYTRAATSQKCVRAGGKHNDLENVGFTRRHHTFFEMLGNFSFGDYFKRDAIAYAWELLTSPEWFAIDPAKLYVTVFEGTPQVPRDDEAEQLWIAAGVPKEKIFGMPAKDNFWQMGDTGPCGPCSEIFYDLGLAASETGEDKPFPHDDQRYVEIWNLVFMQFDRSSDGTLTPLPKPSIDTGMGLERISAVLQGVLSNYQTDLFTPLIARAAELTGFTSMTTAEAAVSDAKGAPSLRIIADHARAATFLISDGVLPANEGRGYVLRKILRRGIRHGRLLGQEKPFMHEMVLAVRDEMKVAYPELIETTERVAKIVLAEEEQFERVLKAGSVRMNELIQLSKSPDGSGFEDGTGSGSGSGAGWSEGSGFGKSSGLDGRAAFHLYETFGLPLDFMVDAARDAGMAFDMAGFEAAKEEEQARARASWKGGSQKSASPVYRELPQTDFEGYSTLLVEGAKVLALVKNGVGVQSLAPGEEGEAVLDATSFYADSGGQVGDIGWLISADHQTVVAQVHGCTKPVQGVFAHKITARQPLLVGDIIDTQVDGDNRRATTRNHTGTHLLHAALREVLGKHVKQAGSLNNPSRLRFDFSHFTQVADEELQQIEDIVNQQVLANTRVETMVDVPIDVAVNDFGAMALFGEKYGERVRVVKIGSFSTELCGGIHTGATGEIGLIKLVGETSVASGVRRVEAVTGTGALSEFRRDFDVARVVTSLGGSDASPADALRSRLSSTEEEIKKLRRELDALRLKAAQASVSDSVDSAVEVKGVKVLAQRVDGVDKNQMRDLVDQLRGKLGSGIVVLGAANEGRVTLIVGVTKDLTGKAQAGKIVGQLATLVGGKGGGRPDLAEAGGSDVSALDATLAKAPEIISSFLG from the coding sequence ATGATCTACCGTTCCGGCAGCCAGATTCGTGAAGATTTCCTGCGTTTTTTCGAGGGCAAGCAGCACCGCCGCGTGCACTCCTCCTCGCTCGTCCCGCACAACGACCCGACGCTTCTCTTCACTAACGCCGGTATGAACCAGTTCAAGGACGTCTTCCTCGGCGTCGAGAAGCGCGACTACACCCGCGCCGCCACCAGCCAGAAGTGCGTCCGCGCCGGCGGCAAGCATAACGACCTCGAGAACGTTGGCTTCACCCGCCGCCACCACACCTTCTTCGAGATGCTCGGCAACTTCAGCTTCGGCGACTACTTCAAGCGCGACGCCATCGCCTACGCCTGGGAGCTGCTGACCTCGCCCGAGTGGTTCGCCATCGACCCGGCCAAGCTCTACGTCACCGTCTTCGAGGGTACCCCGCAGGTGCCGCGCGACGACGAGGCCGAGCAGCTCTGGATCGCGGCCGGCGTGCCCAAGGAAAAGATCTTCGGAATGCCCGCCAAGGACAACTTCTGGCAGATGGGCGACACCGGCCCGTGCGGCCCCTGCTCGGAGATCTTTTACGACCTCGGCCTGGCAGCCTCGGAGACCGGAGAGGACAAGCCCTTCCCGCACGACGACCAGCGCTACGTCGAGATCTGGAACCTGGTCTTCATGCAGTTCGACCGCTCCAGCGACGGTACCCTGACACCGCTGCCCAAGCCCTCCATCGACACCGGCATGGGCCTCGAGCGCATCTCCGCGGTGCTGCAAGGCGTGCTCTCGAACTACCAGACCGACCTGTTTACCCCATTGATCGCCCGCGCCGCCGAGCTGACCGGATTCACCTCCATGACGACTGCCGAGGCGGCAGTGTCCGACGCCAAGGGAGCACCCTCGCTGCGTATCATCGCGGACCACGCCCGCGCCGCCACCTTCCTCATCTCCGACGGCGTTCTTCCCGCCAACGAGGGACGCGGCTACGTACTGCGCAAGATCCTCCGTCGCGGCATCCGCCACGGCCGTCTGCTGGGACAGGAAAAACCCTTCATGCACGAGATGGTCCTCGCCGTCCGCGACGAGATGAAGGTCGCCTATCCCGAGCTGATTGAGACCACCGAGCGCGTCGCCAAGATCGTCCTCGCGGAAGAGGAGCAGTTTGAGAGAGTGCTAAAAGCTGGCTCCGTCAGGATGAACGAGTTAATTCAACTCAGCAAATCACCGGATGGCTCTGGCTTTGAGGATGGAACAGGATCTGGATCTGGATCTGGAGCAGGTTGGAGTGAAGGCAGCGGATTTGGTAAATCATCGGGTCTTGACGGAAGGGCGGCCTTCCACCTCTACGAAACCTTCGGCCTCCCGCTCGACTTCATGGTAGACGCCGCACGCGACGCCGGTATGGCCTTCGACATGGCAGGCTTCGAGGCCGCCAAAGAAGAGGAACAAGCCCGCGCCCGCGCAAGCTGGAAGGGCGGCTCGCAGAAGTCCGCGTCGCCCGTCTACCGCGAGCTGCCCCAGACCGACTTCGAGGGCTACTCCACGCTGCTCGTCGAGGGCGCAAAGGTTCTCGCACTGGTCAAGAACGGCGTCGGCGTGCAGAGTCTCGCGCCCGGCGAAGAGGGCGAGGCCGTGCTCGACGCCACCAGCTTCTACGCCGACTCCGGCGGACAGGTCGGCGACATCGGCTGGCTCATCTCCGCCGACCACCAGACCGTCGTCGCCCAGGTCCACGGCTGCACCAAGCCCGTGCAGGGCGTCTTCGCGCACAAGATAACTGCCCGCCAACCGTTACTGGTTGGCGACATAATAGACACCCAGGTGGACGGCGACAACCGCCGCGCCACCACCCGCAACCACACCGGCACCCACCTGCTCCACGCGGCGCTGCGCGAGGTGCTGGGCAAGCACGTCAAGCAGGCCGGGTCGCTGAACAACCCCAGCCGCCTGCGCTTCGACTTCTCCCACTTCACCCAGGTGGCCGATGAGGAGCTGCAGCAGATCGAAGACATCGTCAACCAGCAGGTGCTCGCCAACACCCGCGTCGAGACCATGGTGGACGTCCCCATCGACGTGGCCGTCAACGACTTCGGCGCGATGGCGCTCTTCGGAGAGAAGTACGGCGAGCGCGTCCGCGTGGTCAAGATCGGCAGCTTCTCCACCGAGCTTTGCGGCGGCATCCACACCGGGGCCACCGGCGAGATCGGCCTCATCAAGCTGGTCGGCGAGACGTCCGTTGCGAGTGGCGTACGCAGGGTAGAGGCCGTCACCGGCACCGGAGCCCTCTCCGAGTTCCGCCGCGACTTCGATGTAGCCCGCGTCGTCACCTCGCTGGGCGGCTCGGACGCCAGCCCCGCCGATGCCCTGCGCTCGCGCCTCTCCAGCACCGAGGAGGAGATCAAGAAGCTCCGCCGCGAGCTGGATGCGCTGCGCCTGAAGGCCGCTCAGGCGTCAGTTTCGGACTCCGTCGATTCGGCTGTCGAGGTCAAGGGCGTCAAGGTGCTGGCCCAGCGCGTGGACGGCGTCGATAAGAACCAGATGCGCGACCTGGTCGATCAGCTACGGGGCAAACTCGGCTCGGGCATCGTCGTGCTGGGAGCCGCAAACGAAGGCCGCGTCACCCTCATCGTCGGCGTCACCAAGGACCTGACCGGCAAGGCGCAGGCGGGCAAGATCGTCGGCCAACTGGCAACCCTCGTCGGCGGCAAGGGAGGCGGACGGCCCGATCTGGCCGAGGCGGGCGGAAGCGATGTTTCCGCGCTCGATGCCACGCTGGCCAAGGCTCCTGAGATTATCAGCAGCTTTTTAGGCTAA